From a single Herbiconiux sp. SALV-R1 genomic region:
- a CDS encoding YggS family pyridoxal phosphate-dependent enzyme, whose product MTEPTLAERVERVESELTDAARSAGRSRDELTLIAVTKFHPAALVRELYELGLRDVGENRHQEAREKAAELSGLPGLRWNFVGQLQSKKARQVREYASVVHSIDRDAVVSALAQPAEGEGALDCFLQINLTDDPARGGARPDDAVRLAELIAAAPGLELLGVMAVAPLDEEPRAAFARLRGVSDAVRGVHPSAVAISAGMSHDFREAIAEGATHLRIGTAITGNRPPRD is encoded by the coding sequence GTGACCGAGCCCACCCTCGCCGAGCGTGTCGAGCGGGTGGAGTCCGAGCTCACGGACGCCGCCCGCTCCGCCGGTCGTTCGCGCGACGAGCTGACGCTCATCGCCGTCACCAAGTTCCACCCCGCCGCACTCGTGCGCGAGCTCTACGAGCTGGGGCTGCGCGACGTCGGGGAGAACCGGCACCAGGAGGCACGGGAGAAAGCAGCCGAGCTGTCGGGGCTGCCGGGCCTGCGCTGGAACTTCGTCGGTCAGCTGCAGTCGAAGAAGGCGCGGCAGGTGCGCGAGTACGCCTCCGTCGTGCACTCGATCGACCGCGACGCCGTGGTCTCGGCGCTGGCGCAGCCGGCCGAGGGCGAGGGTGCGCTCGACTGCTTCCTGCAGATCAACCTCACCGACGACCCCGCCCGGGGTGGGGCGCGGCCCGATGACGCGGTGCGCCTGGCCGAACTCATCGCCGCGGCTCCCGGGCTCGAGCTCCTGGGCGTCATGGCCGTCGCTCCGCTCGACGAGGAGCCGCGGGCCGCCTTCGCCCGGCTGCGCGGGGTGAGCGACGCCGTGCGCGGCGTGCATCCGTCGGCCGTCGCGATCTCGGCGGGCATGTCGCACGACTTTCGCGAGGCGATCGCGGAAGGCGCGACACACCTGCGCATCGGCACGGCAATCACCGGAAATCGCCCGCCCCGCGATTAA
- a CDS encoding cell division protein SepF, with product MANPLRKTMVYLGLADEELEYEAPAQAAPAQAAPVAPVPHPQQNAAPAQPSGGRDRDRATVTPLRKSVHTPKNVAPAEMNEILTVHPKQYKDAQVIAENFREGIPVIINLSQMTDADARRLIDFAGGLSQGLYGKIERVTSKVFLLSPAHVAVSGDAGGEARAESSFFVQS from the coding sequence ATGGCCAACCCGCTCCGCAAGACCATGGTGTACCTCGGGCTCGCCGACGAAGAGCTCGAGTACGAGGCGCCCGCGCAGGCCGCACCGGCCCAGGCCGCACCCGTCGCGCCCGTGCCGCACCCGCAGCAGAACGCCGCGCCCGCGCAGCCGTCGGGCGGCCGCGATCGCGATCGCGCGACGGTCACCCCGCTCCGCAAGTCCGTGCACACCCCGAAGAATGTGGCGCCCGCCGAAATGAACGAGATCCTCACGGTTCACCCCAAGCAGTACAAAGACGCCCAGGTCATCGCCGAGAACTTCCGCGAGGGCATCCCGGTCATCATCAACCTCTCGCAGATGACGGATGCCGACGCGCGCCGCCTCATCGACTTCGCCGGCGGTCTCTCGCAGGGCCTCTACGGCAAGATCGAGCGCGTCACCAGCAAGGTCTTCCTCCTCAGCCCGGCGCACGTCGCCGTGTCGGGCGACGCAGGTGGGGAGGCTCGTGCAGAGTCCTCCTTCTTCGTTCAGTCATAA
- a CDS encoding YggT family protein: MWGRFILDLVRTVRRDWRPAGALLVLAEVTYTVTDPPIKFFRRIIPPLRVGPIALDFGWSIVMLLVIIALSVAGFVRSA; encoded by the coding sequence ATGTGGGGTCGGTTCATCCTCGACCTCGTGCGCACCGTCCGGCGTGACTGGAGGCCGGCCGGTGCGCTGCTCGTGCTGGCCGAGGTCACGTACACGGTGACCGACCCGCCGATCAAGTTCTTCCGGCGCATCATCCCCCCGCTGCGGGTGGGCCCCATCGCGCTCGACTTCGGCTGGAGCATCGTCATGCTGCTGGTCATCATCGCTCTCTCCGTGGCAGGTTTCGTGCGCTCGGCGTAG
- a CDS encoding DivIVA domain-containing protein, which translates to MALTPEDVVNKRFSQTKFREGYDQDEVDDFLDEVVVELRRLTQENEELKAQLASGAPASAPAAAAPAPAPVVEEVVEAPVVVETPAPAPVAAAPAPAAADDDDAASTTNLLQLARRLHDEHVKEGADKRDALIAEGHATAARIVAEAETKGRNELARLNQEKAGIEHRIDELRTFEKDYRAGLKSYIEDQLKDLTSSSVDADKAPASSGFSGFGG; encoded by the coding sequence ATGGCGTTAACTCCGGAAGATGTTGTTAACAAGAGATTTTCTCAGACCAAGTTCCGTGAGGGATACGACCAGGACGAGGTCGACGACTTCCTCGACGAGGTCGTGGTGGAGCTGCGTCGCCTCACCCAGGAGAACGAGGAGCTGAAGGCTCAGCTCGCCTCCGGTGCTCCGGCTTCCGCGCCCGCCGCTGCCGCCCCCGCGCCGGCTCCGGTCGTCGAAGAGGTCGTCGAGGCCCCCGTGGTCGTCGAGACCCCCGCGCCGGCTCCCGTGGCCGCCGCTCCGGCGCCCGCCGCTGCCGACGACGACGACGCCGCGTCGACCACCAACCTCCTGCAGCTGGCCCGTCGTCTGCACGACGAGCACGTGAAGGAAGGCGCCGACAAGCGCGACGCGCTCATCGCCGAGGGCCACGCCACCGCGGCGCGCATCGTCGCCGAGGCCGAGACCAAGGGCCGCAACGAGCTCGCCCGTCTCAACCAGGAGAAGGCCGGCATCGAGCACCGCATCGACGAGCTGCGCACCTTCGAGAAGGACTACCGCGCAGGCCTCAAGAGCTACATCGAAGACCAGCTCAAAGACCTGACCTCCTCCAGCGTCGACGCCGACAAGGCCCCCGCCTCGTCCGGCTTCAGCGGTTTTGGCGGATAG
- the lspA gene encoding signal peptidase II, which produces MADSGVAKAQPRVLIVLVVVAVASIAIDQIAKLLVVTHLEAGEVVPVVGDLIRFHLVFNPGAAFSIGNAYTWIFSILATAVTIFIIWFSRRIRSFAWAWVFGLLLGGTIGNLIDRLFKEPGFGVGHVVDFITIPLLPAIFNLADVSITAAMVLFLILTIRGIGLDGTKSQPKADGDETVAADPAETDATGTGTGTDHAGRA; this is translated from the coding sequence TTGGCGGATAGCGGAGTCGCGAAGGCACAGCCCCGCGTTCTGATCGTCCTGGTCGTCGTCGCCGTCGCGTCGATCGCCATCGATCAGATCGCGAAGCTCCTGGTCGTCACCCATCTCGAAGCGGGTGAGGTCGTCCCTGTCGTGGGCGACCTCATCCGTTTTCACTTGGTGTTCAACCCGGGCGCCGCCTTCTCGATCGGCAACGCCTACACCTGGATCTTCTCGATCCTCGCCACTGCGGTCACCATCTTCATCATCTGGTTCTCCCGGCGCATCCGCTCCTTCGCCTGGGCCTGGGTGTTCGGGCTGCTGCTCGGCGGCACCATCGGCAACCTCATCGACCGGCTGTTCAAGGAGCCGGGCTTCGGCGTCGGGCACGTGGTCGACTTCATCACCATCCCGTTGCTCCCCGCCATCTTCAACCTCGCCGACGTGTCGATCACGGCGGCCATGGTGCTGTTCCTCATCCTCACCATCCGCGGCATCGGGCTCGACGGCACGAAGTCGCAGCCGAAGGCCGATGGCGACGAGACCGTGGCGGCCGACCCCGCCGAGACGGATGCGACGGGCACCGGCACCGGTACCGATCACGCCGGGCGGGCCTGA
- a CDS encoding RluA family pseudouridine synthase — MESRTLPVPDGLDGTRVDAGIAKLLGFSRTFAAEVVDAGGVTLDGRVVGKSDKLRRDGWLSVEWTPKSEPQIVPVVVPELTVVYDDDCIIVVDKPVGVAAHPSVGWEGPTVLGALAGAGYRIATSGAAERAGIVHRLDAGTSGLMVVAKTEAAYIWLKRLFHDREVDKIYHALVQGHPDPFSGTIDAPIGRHPRSDWKFAVTSDGKPSVTHYETLEAFRAATLLEIHLETGRTHQIRVHMAAQRHPCCGDTMYGADPTLSRRLGLERQWLHAMRLGFVHPETREYVQFESRYPADLQHALDVVRAD; from the coding sequence GTGGAGTCGCGTACCCTCCCGGTTCCCGACGGGCTCGACGGCACGCGGGTCGACGCCGGCATCGCGAAGCTGCTCGGTTTCTCGCGCACCTTCGCCGCCGAGGTGGTCGACGCCGGGGGAGTGACCCTCGACGGGCGTGTGGTCGGCAAGTCGGACAAGCTGCGCCGCGACGGGTGGCTCTCGGTGGAGTGGACCCCCAAGTCGGAGCCGCAGATCGTGCCGGTGGTCGTACCCGAGCTCACCGTGGTCTACGACGACGACTGCATCATCGTCGTCGACAAGCCCGTGGGCGTCGCCGCGCATCCCTCCGTCGGCTGGGAAGGGCCCACCGTGCTCGGCGCTCTGGCCGGCGCCGGGTACCGCATCGCCACCAGCGGCGCCGCCGAGCGTGCGGGCATCGTGCACCGCCTCGACGCCGGCACCAGCGGGCTCATGGTCGTGGCGAAGACCGAGGCCGCCTACATCTGGCTGAAGCGGCTGTTCCACGACCGCGAGGTCGACAAGATCTACCACGCGCTGGTGCAGGGCCACCCCGACCCGTTCTCGGGAACCATCGACGCCCCCATCGGCCGGCACCCCCGGTCGGACTGGAAGTTCGCCGTCACCTCCGACGGCAAGCCCTCCGTCACCCACTACGAGACCCTCGAGGCCTTCCGGGCCGCGACGCTGCTCGAGATCCACCTCGAGACAGGGCGCACGCATCAGATCCGCGTGCACATGGCGGCGCAGCGGCACCCCTGCTGCGGCGACACCATGTACGGCGCCGACCCCACGCTGTCGAGGCGGCTCGGCCTCGAGCGGCAGTGGCTGCACGCCATGCGGCTGGGCTTCGTGCACCCCGAGACGCGCGAGTACGTGCAGTTCGAGAGCCGGTACCCCGCCGATCTGCAGCACGCCCTCGACGTGGTGCGCGCCGACTAA
- a CDS encoding glycosyltransferase family 2 protein, with product MTDLASLPTVSIVIPAYNEESGIRRCLVACIEQTVPADEIIVVDNLSTDGTRAAVEAMAVAFPDANIRVVVQDAEQGITPTRNAGFDAATSDVIGRIDADSALAPDWVEQVQRAFATREFVAASGPVEYYDMPMRRFGHKADDSFRKLQVKLAGDYVFLFGTNMAITKEAWLAVRGDVCADREDLMHEDIDLAVHLALKGFKIGYVSAMVAGMSARRLDSAPRDYFYYVERFKRTYEAHGIRDLRLLAPMAVFLGIYPALHAGRRLTEHRVAQRWGGAPKKIEVAEAD from the coding sequence GTGACCGACCTCGCCTCCCTCCCCACCGTCTCGATCGTGATCCCCGCCTACAACGAGGAGTCGGGCATCCGTCGCTGCCTGGTCGCGTGCATCGAGCAGACCGTTCCGGCCGACGAGATCATCGTCGTCGACAACCTCTCGACCGACGGCACCCGTGCCGCGGTGGAGGCGATGGCAGTCGCCTTCCCCGATGCGAACATCCGGGTGGTGGTGCAGGACGCGGAGCAGGGCATCACCCCCACCCGCAACGCCGGCTTCGATGCGGCGACGAGCGACGTGATCGGTCGCATCGACGCCGACTCGGCGCTCGCGCCCGACTGGGTGGAGCAGGTGCAGCGCGCCTTCGCCACGCGCGAGTTCGTGGCGGCCAGCGGGCCGGTCGAGTACTACGACATGCCGATGCGACGGTTCGGGCACAAGGCCGACGACAGCTTCCGCAAGCTGCAGGTGAAGCTCGCGGGCGACTACGTCTTCCTGTTCGGCACCAACATGGCCATCACCAAGGAGGCCTGGCTCGCCGTGCGCGGCGATGTGTGCGCCGACCGCGAAGACCTCATGCACGAAGACATCGACCTCGCCGTGCACCTCGCCCTCAAGGGCTTCAAGATCGGCTACGTCTCGGCGATGGTGGCCGGCATGTCGGCCCGGCGCCTCGACTCCGCGCCGAGGGACTACTTCTACTACGTTGAGCGCTTCAAGCGAACCTATGAGGCGCACGGCATCCGCGACCTGCGGCTGCTCGCGCCGATGGCCGTCTTCCTCGGCATCTACCCCGCCCTGCACGCCGGCCGCCGCCTCACCGAGCACCGCGTCGCTCAACGCTGGGGCGGCGCCCCCAAGAAGATCGAGGTCGCAGAGGCCGACTAG
- a CDS encoding glycoside hydrolase family 3 C-terminal domain-containing protein: MTAHDPEQLPRLTDAEKVGLTAGDGAWKTDAVPRAGVRSVRLGDGPHGVRRPHEGAGLSLFDSHPATCFPTAAALGASWNPGLLREVGEALGREATSQGIGVLLGPGVNLKRTPVGGRNFEYFSEDPLVSARLGAAWVAGVQSTGVGASLKHFAANNTESRRYGVDAVVDERALRELYLPAFEHIVTTERPATVMAAYNKLNGEHCTENRWLLHDVLRTEWGFEGVVVSDWGASWDRTISIPAGCDLTMPGLGRSDDRYVLGALAAGTLPRDALDRAAERILALAARHGRAGRRFGLRARQPVDLAAHHELARRASAAGTVLLKNDGGLLPLAGTGRVAVIGRMAAEPRFQGAGSSHVVPTRVETLLTALRQERGLEVEYAVGYDGDHDSATDAQIAEAQRVAVAADTAIVVVGLPETYETEGVDRSHLRLPGAHDRLVRAVLAVNPRTVVVLQNGSPVQLPWRHDAPAVVEGYLGGQAGGIALADVLLGRAEPAGRLAETFPEHYDDHPVSRLHDGPATLEYRESLYVGYRYFDSAHEDVAFCFGHGLSYTTFDWSDVEVVEGDGGDPAHPEIEVRVTVTNTGKRRGVEVVQLYVHDEESSLFRPEHELRGFARAELEPGESARLGITLDRRSFAFWNPAGGGWMLEAGGFELRLGRSSRDILWRGRVDLAGDGGGDGDGDAAVVDAASGAPRPDPYRSPSRATGFPAAAFEALLGRSLPPNLPDLPGGFTLDTAIRDMQGVTAARILFRVMHRQALKTLGAPPGRAVDEAAGDVVAQLNFRMLPTVSDTLIGRRGARRLLRVVNRLAKLGGSARKGRAARRAGR, encoded by the coding sequence ATGACCGCACACGATCCCGAGCAGCTGCCGCGCCTCACCGACGCCGAGAAGGTGGGCCTCACCGCGGGCGACGGCGCCTGGAAGACCGACGCCGTGCCGCGGGCCGGCGTGCGCTCGGTGCGTCTCGGCGACGGACCGCACGGGGTGAGGCGGCCCCACGAGGGCGCGGGCCTGTCGCTGTTCGACTCGCACCCGGCGACCTGCTTCCCCACGGCGGCGGCGCTCGGCGCGAGCTGGAACCCCGGGCTGCTGCGCGAGGTGGGGGAGGCGCTCGGGCGAGAGGCGACCTCGCAGGGCATCGGCGTGCTGCTCGGCCCCGGCGTGAACCTCAAGCGCACCCCCGTGGGCGGCCGCAACTTCGAGTACTTCTCCGAAGACCCGCTCGTCTCGGCGCGACTCGGCGCCGCCTGGGTGGCGGGCGTGCAGTCGACGGGGGTGGGCGCCTCGCTCAAGCACTTCGCCGCGAACAACACCGAGTCGCGCCGCTACGGGGTCGACGCCGTGGTCGACGAGCGGGCGTTGCGGGAGCTGTACCTCCCGGCCTTCGAGCACATCGTCACCACCGAGCGGCCCGCCACCGTGATGGCGGCGTACAACAAGCTCAACGGGGAGCACTGCACCGAGAACCGCTGGCTGCTCCACGACGTGCTGCGCACCGAGTGGGGCTTCGAGGGCGTCGTCGTCTCCGACTGGGGCGCCAGCTGGGACCGCACGATCTCCATCCCCGCCGGTTGCGACCTCACCATGCCCGGCCTCGGGCGCAGCGACGACCGCTACGTGCTCGGTGCCCTCGCGGCGGGCACGCTGCCGCGTGACGCGCTCGACCGGGCCGCGGAGCGCATCCTCGCCCTCGCCGCACGCCACGGCCGCGCGGGCCGGCGCTTCGGCCTGCGCGCTCGGCAACCGGTCGACCTGGCCGCCCACCACGAGCTCGCCCGCCGCGCCTCGGCCGCGGGCACGGTGCTGCTGAAGAACGACGGCGGGCTGCTGCCCCTTGCGGGCACCGGGCGGGTCGCGGTGATCGGCAGGATGGCGGCCGAGCCGCGGTTCCAGGGCGCCGGGAGTTCGCACGTCGTGCCCACACGGGTGGAGACCCTGCTCACCGCCCTGCGGCAGGAGCGTGGGCTCGAGGTGGAGTACGCCGTGGGGTACGACGGCGACCACGACTCGGCGACGGATGCGCAGATCGCCGAGGCCCAGCGGGTCGCGGTGGCCGCCGACACGGCGATCGTCGTGGTGGGCCTGCCCGAGACCTACGAGACCGAGGGGGTCGACCGCAGCCACCTGCGCCTCCCCGGAGCCCACGACCGTCTCGTGCGCGCGGTGCTCGCGGTGAACCCGCGCACCGTCGTGGTGCTGCAGAACGGCTCGCCGGTGCAGCTTCCCTGGCGGCACGACGCTCCGGCCGTCGTCGAGGGCTACCTCGGCGGGCAGGCCGGCGGCATCGCGCTCGCCGACGTGCTGCTCGGCCGCGCCGAGCCCGCCGGGCGGCTCGCCGAGACCTTCCCCGAGCACTACGACGACCACCCGGTCTCCCGCCTGCACGACGGGCCGGCCACGCTCGAGTACCGCGAGAGCCTCTACGTCGGCTACCGCTACTTCGACTCCGCGCACGAAGACGTCGCGTTCTGCTTCGGGCACGGGCTCTCGTACACCACCTTCGACTGGTCAGACGTCGAGGTGGTCGAGGGGGACGGCGGTGACCCCGCGCATCCCGAGATCGAGGTGCGGGTCACCGTGACGAACACGGGCAAGCGACGCGGCGTGGAGGTCGTGCAGCTGTACGTGCACGACGAGGAGTCGAGCCTGTTCCGGCCCGAGCACGAGCTGCGCGGTTTCGCGCGGGCCGAGCTCGAGCCGGGCGAGAGCGCCCGCCTCGGCATCACCCTCGACCGACGGTCGTTCGCGTTCTGGAATCCCGCGGGGGGCGGCTGGATGCTCGAGGCCGGCGGCTTCGAACTGCGGCTCGGCCGGTCGTCGCGCGACATCCTCTGGCGCGGGCGCGTCGACCTGGCCGGTGACGGAGGGGGTGACGGCGACGGCGACGCCGCGGTGGTGGACGCCGCGAGCGGTGCGCCGCGACCCGACCCCTACCGCTCGCCCTCCCGCGCGACCGGCTTCCCGGCTGCCGCGTTCGAGGCGCTGCTGGGCCGGAGCCTCCCGCCGAATCTCCCCGACCTGCCCGGCGGCTTCACCCTCGACACCGCGATCCGCGACATGCAGGGGGTGACGGCGGCGCGCATCCTGTTCCGCGTGATGCACCGTCAGGCGCTCAAGACGCTGGGGGCGCCGCCCGGGCGTGCCGTCGACGAGGCGGCGGGCGACGTGGTGGCGCAGCTGAACTTCAGGATGCTGCCCACCGTGAGCGACACACTCATCGGTCGGCGGGGCGCCCGCCGGCTGCTGCGCGTGGTGAACCGTCTCGCGAAGCTCGGCGGCAGCGCCCGCAAGGGCCGCGCGGCGCGCCGCGCGGGCCGCTAG
- a CDS encoding FAD-dependent oxidoreductase — MPTRHLHAPFVVIGGGLGGTAAAVTAARLGVRVVLTESSDWIGGQLTSQGVPPDEHEWIDRQPISPSYSELRERIRDHYRREYPLSAVARSAVALNPGAGFVSRLCHEPRVAHLAVREMTSPLEASGLLTVLTEHDPVAVRRSGDRIEEVVLVDRRTGDEVVVHGGIVADATELGELLDLGDIEHVVGSEAASETGELHAPEVADPLDQQAVTWCAALELRPGEHHVIDRPAGYEGFRDTVPAFWPGPQLSWVDIEPITLERRERPMFAGRPEDAVDSADLDLWHYRRILSRRMMDADWAGHDVTLVNWPQIDYWDAPLVGPGVTAADRARALAGARELTLSFVHWIQTEAPRSDGGTGYPELMLRGDVLGTSDGLAKEVYVRESRRIRARFTVTEEHIGREMRGEGAGSALFDDAVGIGFYRIDLHPSTSGRTYVDIDCYPFQIPLGALIPRDVPNLLAANKNMGSTHITNGAYRLHPVEWSIGEAAGALAAFCTSGSLEPAAVHADAGLLADFQRLLSDRLGIALAWSDEIRTRGSRSEAVTTGR; from the coding sequence ATGCCCACCCGTCACCTCCACGCCCCCTTCGTCGTCATCGGCGGGGGCCTCGGCGGCACCGCAGCCGCCGTCACCGCAGCGCGCCTCGGCGTGCGGGTCGTGCTCACCGAGTCGAGCGACTGGATCGGGGGCCAGCTCACCAGCCAGGGCGTGCCGCCCGACGAGCACGAGTGGATCGACCGGCAGCCCATCTCGCCGAGCTACAGCGAGCTGAGGGAGCGCATCCGCGACCACTACCGGCGCGAGTACCCGCTGTCGGCGGTCGCCCGCTCGGCGGTCGCCCTCAACCCGGGTGCCGGGTTCGTGTCGCGGCTCTGCCACGAACCACGGGTCGCCCACCTCGCCGTGCGTGAGATGACCTCACCGCTCGAGGCGTCGGGCCTGCTCACGGTGCTCACCGAGCACGACCCGGTGGCCGTGAGGCGCTCCGGCGACCGCATCGAGGAGGTCGTGCTCGTCGACCGGCGCACGGGCGACGAGGTGGTGGTGCACGGCGGCATCGTCGCCGACGCCACCGAGCTCGGCGAGCTGCTCGACCTGGGCGACATCGAGCACGTCGTGGGAAGCGAGGCGGCGTCGGAGACCGGCGAGCTGCACGCCCCCGAGGTGGCCGACCCGCTCGACCAGCAGGCCGTCACCTGGTGCGCGGCGCTCGAGCTGCGGCCGGGCGAGCACCACGTCATCGACCGCCCCGCGGGGTACGAGGGGTTCCGCGACACGGTCCCCGCGTTCTGGCCCGGCCCCCAGCTGTCGTGGGTCGACATCGAACCGATCACGCTCGAGCGTCGCGAGCGACCCATGTTCGCCGGCCGGCCGGAAGACGCCGTCGACAGCGCCGACCTCGACCTGTGGCACTACCGGCGCATCCTGTCGCGGCGCATGATGGATGCCGACTGGGCGGGCCACGACGTCACCCTGGTGAACTGGCCGCAGATCGACTACTGGGACGCGCCGCTCGTCGGCCCGGGCGTCACCGCCGCCGACCGCGCCCGGGCGCTCGCGGGCGCGCGGGAGCTCACCCTGTCGTTCGTGCACTGGATCCAGACCGAGGCCCCCCGCAGCGACGGCGGCACCGGCTACCCCGAGCTGATGCTGCGCGGCGACGTGCTCGGCACCTCCGACGGGCTCGCGAAGGAGGTCTACGTGCGCGAGTCGCGGCGCATCCGTGCCCGGTTCACCGTCACCGAGGAGCACATCGGGCGCGAGATGCGCGGCGAGGGCGCGGGTTCGGCGCTCTTCGACGACGCGGTGGGCATCGGCTTCTACCGCATCGACCTGCACCCCTCGACCTCCGGGCGCACCTACGTCGACATCGACTGCTATCCGTTCCAGATCCCGCTGGGCGCGCTGATCCCGCGCGATGTGCCCAACCTGCTGGCGGCGAACAAGAACATGGGCAGCACCCACATCACGAACGGCGCCTACCGGCTGCACCCCGTGGAGTGGTCGATAGGCGAGGCGGCGGGCGCCCTCGCGGCGTTCTGCACCAGCGGCTCGCTCGAGCCCGCCGCCGTGCACGCCGACGCGGGGCTGCTCGCCGACTTCCAGCGCCTGCTCTCCGACCGGCTCGGCATCGCGCTGGCCTGGAGCGACGAGATCCGCACCCGCGGGTCGCGCAGCGAGGCCGTGACGACGGGACGCTAG
- a CDS encoding carbohydrate ABC transporter permease: MTASIETRRASALRRMRRGHAPGEGRVGSIITLVLVTVLVMVPFAWVVSLSFTPQSEAFGSVSLFPANPTLENYATAFFDADLARALLNSAVVGLVTVATNCILAVLAGYAFAMLPFPGNKALFYTLISTAAIPISVTLIPLFLMARGIPLVGGNDILGQGGSGLLDTLAGVILPYIVMPMNIFLARQFFTSAPLELGEAARMDGAGELRIFFSVYLPLAKPLIAVVAIFSFTGVWDDFLWPLVVTSSQEVQTVQLALARFLGSGNVQYGPLMAGTVIATVPVLIVFLFNQRSFISGLSDGGVKG; this comes from the coding sequence GTGACGGCGTCGATCGAGACCCGGCGGGCGAGTGCGCTGCGCCGGATGCGCCGGGGTCACGCCCCCGGCGAGGGGCGAGTGGGTTCGATCATCACCCTCGTGCTCGTCACGGTGCTGGTCATGGTGCCCTTCGCCTGGGTGGTGTCGCTGTCGTTCACCCCGCAGTCGGAGGCCTTCGGCTCGGTGTCGCTGTTCCCGGCCAACCCCACCCTCGAGAACTACGCGACGGCGTTCTTCGACGCCGACCTGGCGAGGGCCCTGCTGAACTCCGCGGTGGTGGGCCTCGTCACCGTGGCGACCAACTGCATCCTCGCCGTGCTCGCCGGGTACGCCTTCGCGATGCTGCCCTTCCCGGGCAACAAGGCGCTGTTCTACACGCTCATCTCCACGGCGGCCATCCCCATCTCGGTCACCCTCATCCCGCTCTTCCTCATGGCGCGGGGCATCCCGCTGGTGGGTGGAAACGACATCCTCGGGCAAGGCGGCAGCGGGCTGCTCGACACCCTCGCGGGCGTCATCCTGCCCTACATCGTCATGCCGATGAACATCTTCCTGGCCCGTCAGTTCTTCACCTCGGCGCCGCTCGAGCTGGGCGAGGCGGCACGGATGGACGGGGCCGGTGAGCTGCGCATCTTCTTCAGTGTCTACCTGCCGCTGGCGAAACCGCTCATCGCCGTCGTCGCCATCTTCTCCTTCACCGGGGTGTGGGACGACTTCCTGTGGCCCCTCGTCGTCACGAGTTCGCAGGAGGTGCAGACCGTGCAGCTCGCTCTCGCCCGCTTCCTCGGCAGCGGCAACGTGCAGTACGGGCCGCTCATGGCCGGAACGGTCATCGCCACGGTGCCCGTGCTCATCGTGTTCCTGTTCAACCAGCGCAGCTTCATCTCCGGGCTCTCCGACGGCGGGGTGAAGGGCTGA